The Pirellulales bacterium DNA segment ACGGTGATTGCCGATCTGTATCCCGTCGAGCGGCGCGGCCGAATGATGGCCTTTTTCTATGCCGCGATCCCAGTCGGAAGTGCGCTGGGCTACGTGCTAGGCGGACTCGTTCTCAAGGCGGGCCACAGTTGGCATTGGGCGTCTTTCCTCAATTGGCATTGGGCGTTTTTCTTGGTCTTGCCGCCAGGCATCGTGCTCGGACTGATCTGCTTTCTCATGCGCGAACCCGCGCGAGGGGCCGTCGATCCTGAGGGCATCGTGCAAGTGGACGTTCCCAAAAAAATCAGATTCGCCGCGTATCGGATTCTGTTCAAAACACCGTCTTACGTGTTCAACACGGCCGGCATGACGGCAATGACATTCGCTCTGGGAGGCATTGCGATCTGGATGCCGAAATATATCGTTTGGCGGTCGGCCGTGGCCGGTTCGCTAAACATGGCCGACCAACAGGCAGTGGATGCGGCGTTGGCGGGTGCGAATTCCATGTTCGGCCCGATCATTGTCGTCGCCGGACTGTTTGGAACGGTGTTGGGAGGCTTGGCGGGAGATTGGCTGCGGCCTCGTTATTCCGGCGCCTATTTCCTTGTCTCCGGCGCGGCGATGGTGCTCGCGTTTCCGTTGTTTCTCGCGCTCCCCGTGACGCCGTTTCCCGCCGCGTGGGTGTTGATATTCATCACGAGCGTCTGCCTGTTCTTCAACACCGGCCCGACGAACACGATTCTGGCAAACGTCACGCACCCCGCGATGCGCGCGACGGCTTATGCCTTGAACATCTTCGTGATTCATCTGCTCGGCGACGCGATCAGCCCGCCGCTGATCGGCGGGATCAATGATTTGGCCGGCGGAAACATGGATGCCGGGTTTCTTGCGATCTCGATCACGATTCTGATCAGCGGGCTGTTTTGGCTCTTCGGCGCCCGCTATCTGGCCCGCGACACGGAATTGGCGCCGACGCGGCTCGACGTTGAGAAAAACAAGCCGTCAACGTGAGTCGATGAACAGATGCGGCGCACTGTTCGCAGAATCCGGTGGCTTATGCCAACGGCTCGGTAACCTGACTTGTCGCTTGCAACTCGGCACCGGGAAGGTCCGCCGCCATTTGCCGAATCTCTTCTGTGATCTTCATCGAGCAATACTTTGGGCCGCACATGCTGCAGAAGTGCGCGCTCTTGAAGACATCCTGCGGCAGCGTTTCGTCGTGCATTCGCCGAGCGGTCTCGGGATCGAGCGATAGGCGGAACTGTTCGTTCCAATCGAAAGCGAAGCGGGCTCGGCTGAGCGCGTCGTCGCGATTGCGGGCGCCTTTGCGATGCCGGGCCAGATCGGCGGCGTGGGCCGCGATCTTGTAAGCGATCACGCCTTGTTTCACGTCCTCCCGATCCGGCAGACCGAGATGCTCCTTCGGAGTCACATAGCAGAGCATCGCCGCGCCGCTCCAACCGGCCAGCGCCGCCCCGATCGCACTCGTGATATGGTCGTAGCCCGGAGCGATATCGGTAACAAGCGGGCCGAGCACATAGAACGGCGCCTCGTGGCACCAGTCGATCTGCCGTTTCACGTTCATATCGATCTGGTCCATAGGGATATGGCCGGGACCCTCGACCATCACTTGAGTGTTCCGTTGCCAGGCTCGCTCGGTCAGTTCGCCGAGCACCTTGAGTTCGGCGAATTGGGCCTCGTCGCTGGCGTCAGCAATCGAGCCGGGGCGGAGGCTGTCGCCGAGACTCCAGGTGACGTCGTATTCGCGCATGATGTCGCACAGGTCGTCGAAATGCGTGT contains these protein-coding regions:
- a CDS encoding MFS transporter, whose amino-acid sequence is MPTKSKPVVPGASAALWLLLAINLFNFIDRYVLASVLPKIETDFHASGFQAGALQTAFLVSYMLFAPAFGWMGDRFGRWRIIGLAVIAWSLASGASGLATGIGMMLITRMFVGIGEAAYGPIAPTVIADLYPVERRGRMMAFFYAAIPVGSALGYVLGGLVLKAGHSWHWASFLNWHWAFFLVLPPGIVLGLICFLMREPARGAVDPEGIVQVDVPKKIRFAAYRILFKTPSYVFNTAGMTAMTFALGGIAIWMPKYIVWRSAVAGSLNMADQQAVDAALAGANSMFGPIIVVAGLFGTVLGGLAGDWLRPRYSGAYFLVSGAAMVLAFPLFLALPVTPFPAAWVLIFITSVCLFFNTGPTNTILANVTHPAMRATAYALNIFVIHLLGDAISPPLIGGINDLAGGNMDAGFLAISITILISGLFWLFGARYLARDTELAPTRLDVEKNKPST
- the thiC gene encoding phosphomethylpyrimidine synthase ThiC is translated as MRHHARIRCDLEPELIRDEVARGRMVIPANKVHLQKRLEPMGIGIAARTKINANIGNSAVTSNVDEELEKLHTAVHFGADTVMDLSTGRDIDHIRQAIIDASPVPIGTVPIYQMLEELGGDIEEMKPQHFLDMCERQAKQGVDYFTIHCGILLEHLHLTMNRVTGIVSRGGSLIAKWMMTHRQQNPLYTHFDDLCDIMREYDVTWSLGDSLRPGSIADASDEAQFAELKVLGELTERAWQRNTQVMVEGPGHIPMDQIDMNVKRQIDWCHEAPFYVLGPLVTDIAPGYDHITSAIGAALAGWSGAAMLCYVTPKEHLGLPDREDVKQGVIAYKIAAHAADLARHRKGARNRDDALSRARFAFDWNEQFRLSLDPETARRMHDETLPQDVFKSAHFCSMCGPKYCSMKITEEIRQMAADLPGAELQATSQVTEPLA